GTCCTTGGAGATGGAGGGCAAAGCTGCAGTTTGTGGGAGAAGTCGTGCTGTTATGAGCTGCAGCAGCCGCCTGTACAGCAGCTGCATGGGGCTGAAGAGTGTAACACTATCTGTTTGTAATCGTCCATTAAGCAGCGGTTGTTTTTGCTCAATCCGCCTCTGTTAAACGTCCCCTGGTGCTGGGTTTTGAGACTgcacacacaataataatatttttgttAACGCAGTTACGCAGACATTGGCCCAGGAAAGTCCATTAGCACTGGGGATGGCTAATGTGTGcagggcgccccccccccctccttaaaACCTCGACGCAGCCCTGCAGCTTTGGCTTTTATCACACATCTGCATCAAAATACATCTTCGTCTTCAACTGCAGTGTATTgtaggaaaatacaaaatgtaagctgcattacattacatgcaaagcggttcccggcgcaccctctctactccatgcaccatCAGCACCTAGTgattattataataatgaatCAGTCtgctgatttgttttttatctgTAAAACATTTCATACATGTTTTGTGTCAGTAACAGTCAGAAAACCTAAACATATTCAGTTTGGTAAAAAAGTTAAGTCAAGACAAAGTGTAGTCATAAATCAATCAAGGATTTAAATAAGCCACATGGAGCTGATCAGATCAGTTCTGCCATCAGTTATTTATCCAGCTTTTGTTGCAGGTTTCTATGAGATAATATGGAATGAATcttgaaaaaacgtttttccagAATCTGTCAAACTTGTTGATGTtacatcatttttcattttcagaacaaaacaaaaagtggaGAGTGTCTTGCACCTACGTGATCCGTCTATGGGAGAGTAGTTCAGGAAGCAGAAGCCAAGCATCATGAGGACCACTGTCCTCCAGGTGATTTTgcgcagcagctgcaggcggCTGACTCCTTTCCTCTGCATGGACGTGAAAGCTAACACCACCGAAGTCCcaataacaaacacaaacctgGAAGACATAACAGTATTGGGCCGttaaaacacataaacatacacacaaacgtGGATATTTGTACATATATAAAAGTCATACCATGGCATGACGAGACTGGCCACAGTTAGACCTGCAATGAATCCAGAAGCCTCCATTATCATCAATAGAAACACAGAAAGCTGAATTGGATGCCATTAAACACTGTTCACAGTTCTTGCTCTTTGCTAATCTCTGCAATCCAAAAGGAGTACCGGTTTAATTAAGAACAATGTTATGTCCTTTTGTGCAACTTTAGTAATTAACTTTCCACTTCCTAAATGTGGATAAATGTTTACACCCCTGTGACAGTGGCAAAGAGAAGATTAATCAAACCTCCCCTGAAATCAATACGTCATTGTAGATGTGGAAAGGAGGCTATTATAGGAGTTAAATTGAGAGCAACCCTAAAAGCAGGACATGGATTTCTACAAAACCTGCAGTGccatttttgctttttaaaaacttttattGCTTTGACCTTCACCGCGGCGTCTTTGAGTCAGAGGTGCCTTGCTCCAGGGCACCTcaagagcagctgctgcaggagaagaagtacTACACATTCTCTGCCCTCCCCAATCCTCCTAGCTAGACATTCATCACGCCTCTTTCTCGTCTCCTCCCTGGTTGCTAATAACAATCATAATCTATGGACTGTGCATCATTTGGCGTCGGGTGTGATTGATTTGAGACTCTGTATTTCATAATTAGTGACAGAAAATCTGAAAATGTTACAGATATGATGAGGAGAAAGctgcaaacacattcatttcatattttgCGTCATGTGAAAGAAGTCGTACATTCATGTGCCTTCCTAGAAACAGGAGCCCTGTCGGCTGCTGTCCTTTCAGCTTTTAAATCTACTGGAATTGCAGATGAAGGGAAAGAAAACGGTTCTACTCAACCATTCCAAGGTTCATGCTGAAAGAACCAGTAGCCTCCTCCTCCGTAGTTCACAAACACCATCACAATCAGGGAAAACCTACAAACACATTACAGTGAGTCAGCACCATGGCACACTGAATAAATCACCAAGAACTGGATTAACCGTCACCCACTACAGGCAATGATGGAAATATGGGTGAAAATGGTTTTCAAACAAATAGAAATCAAGCGCTAAAAGTTAATATCTAAATTTTTCTCTAATAAATCACAAACAATATCAAGTTTTAAAGCGGCCagaggaggttttttttttattctgttgcaCCCCAAATGCAAGGTAATGCAATCTAAGCATTATGAATCACTCAGGAAATGAACACTTGTCCTCTGGATCTCCCCAAGCAGGAGTGCTGACTAAAGACTTTGCCTCTAATATATGATACACTTTATAGTTTAGCACCGGCCAAGGCTGCTGAAACACAGCACACGTGATGGAGTGCCTCACTGGTTCAGACACCGCAGGGAAGAGAGGTGTTCGCGTTGCAtgtcagaatgtgtgtgtgtgtgtgtgtgtgtgtgtggggggggggggggggttacacaaCACAAAACGGCCGTATGTGCGAGAGGTTTGCTTCGAGGCAAAATCCAGCCTTTTCCCCTCTTAAATATTTATGCTTTTAATTTCCGTTTTATtgaatcaaaaagaaaagagaaaaatgattgAGGGATTCTTTAAGAGTCATAACAAGATCAGGATAACCTCTAAGAGCAAGACTCCCAGATAAGGTGCGCTGTatcttcctctgcctcctctggttTTTCTGCCCGGATTCAATTAAGCGGAGCAGCAAAGCCATTACTGATGTTTTAGCCCCAACCTGCTGATACAAGATTTGAATCGCTATCATCTCAAACGGGCCATTAAAGTAGAGTAAACCTTGCAGCGTGTGTCCCGGtactctttctctctgcagcacgCACACATATGAATGCAGGCTATCATTTAGATTTTGGCGAACACATCCATTAGTCGCCATAGTGACAAAGACCAGCGGTAAATCAGTGGCCAGATGAGGCCCGGTGAAAGTCCCTGTAATATCAGCGCATATTGGCCGtctttttaatcaaaacacTCTGGGCGTCGTTAAATGGGAGCTCAATTTCCCATTACAAAATGCCGCACACGCGTGACACTAGCGGcaactaattattattaattgccTAATTAATATGATGTGCAGTGACATCattttgctttgtgttgcaCCAAAGTTAATAACATCCAGGCTGAAACACCACAGGGGTGTTTCTTGGTTCCTAATCAGGTTGAAGTTGCAAATATCCATGTGAAGCTCTCCAATGAGCATTTGTCACTTCAGTAATAGACTTAATTTATGTCTAGGATTCGGTGTTCATGATTTATAGCTAACAGATTATAGATGAATGTGTCTTTCTTTCAGCAGTGACAACCGGTTATGACTCGGTGACAGACGCTTATGGGCTACTTTGATTTGAATCACTGTATACACGCATGACGAATTACGTACAGCGTATCGCTTTGTGCATTTCCCCATTCAAATGGATAGTGGGACTCTGCACTGCAGAGGATTGAGTTACATACTGGGCTGGCCATATCTAACACACTAACCTCCAATCTAGTCATAATAAATTACTACTTGAGTGGAAATGCCATTTTTGGGGGGAGCAAACATCAGAGCGTATCTGAAACCCAATCAGAGGGGAACTTGGAGCTCAGTCATAACAATGAACAGAGTCGGCCAGCTGGTGCTAAATGCAAGCGGGAGTCCGCTGTTTTGCTGTAACCGTGGTTCCCTCTGTCGTGTAGCACTGCTAACTACTGACGGTGCCATTTTCCACAGTGTGGAAACCGGCGACAGGCTTTTAGCGGCGTGGCGCAAGATTAAAAACCGAATCCTTTTAGAAAAATGAAGGCGTTACCGTGCCCCGCTGGTCTCTGTATATCATGTCAGTGCAGCCTGAGCAATGATCAGGAAAACCTTTCAGCTCAGAAGAAAAACCTTTTGCCTTCAGAAATGTCTCAGCGTTTATGTCCCCGATGCGTCTGCTGCCTGCAGAAAGTTGTGACTTATTGGGGAGTGTGGTTCATAAATCACGGGCCCGTGGAGGCCCACGCAGCGTTAATCCGGAGCGCTGAGTCATGGTTGGATTATGTGGGTTGCCAGGTACGGCAATATGTGGTAAGTACCTGTAACCACACAGGGATATTTCAGCCAATAAGTCAGTGGAACTGAACAGAAGGGAGTTTGAGCACACTCAACTAACTCAGCTCCCAAACTAGAAACATTTTGAGCCCGGCTCATAAGCGCGGTGGTTTCACATGGCTTCCCATCCAAAAAGGAAGTCACAGATGGAGAAGATGCCAATTGTCTGCTGGATGCTGCCTCTGTGCTGCTGGATTTCCTCTCGCTCCTCATTTTGGCAGGAGATCTATGGCCCTGTGGATGTGTGCTGATATGTTGACGGTATTATTACATCAATTATTTGGCAAGAGGGAGGTCAAAGCCACACCAGCATCCTGTTTCCAGAGAGGCGTGCTTTGTGTCTACCCCCAGGCCACAATTAAGGCTAGCAGGGAGCCCAGATTCAATCACATGCATCACTCCTGTCCAACAGAAACACACTGTTCCAAACCCGAGACGCGCTCACATCCCAAATCATGCCCGAAGCTGCACCGCCCGATAACAAAGCCTAGGGGAGCCTGTGGCCAGACTGTGACCCCTGTAATTATTCATTACATTGGGTCTGTAGATCTTCATCATGCCCCAGACTGCTCTAAAAAGAATAAGCATGTGAACGAGTCACATGTGGTGATAGACTGACAAACAGGATGGTTGTTGATGGCGCACATACCCTCGGAAAGTGTCCAGTGAGAGCAGACGTGCTGGTTTAGCTTTAGTGGTATTCTGCTGAGCCTCACAAGCCTCTACGAGTTCCTGTCGAAGACAGTGGAGAGGAAACAAAATCTTTTAATGGGCTTTTAATGAACTAAACACGTTCATACAAGGTGTTACTAAAGCAGCAACATGCGTTAACTCTGTATTTGACTACTGAATGTCGTTTCTACTCATGACGGCTATTTGTCTTAACTTATTAAAGCAGTACTGACAGATTTGTAAACGTTAAATGTTTTTGCCTCATATAGATAATCAAGGAAAAGGTGATACAAGAGGAACAtcagcattcattcattttttgatgATTAGGTCCAACAGTCACTGCTCACTAGCTGATAACTGTGTCTGACAGAATTCTGGGGCTGAGTAGGAGGCTTGAAGTTTATTTATTAGAAGGCATTTGATTCCAAAAAGCTGCATGCTTTGGCTGGAttcaagttgtgtttttttcattattatctgTTCCATCTCTACTTTAGAGAGTTTAAAAACACAGGACACAGATAGAAACACATACAACTGTTATACAGCCCTCCCAAAGAATTGTTAAGAGTTAAATAACTGTTAAAATGCTGACAAAACCCAAAACCCTGATTGTTGCATGGGTCGGAAGTGGTGTAAAGGCCGCTGGAGGTGCTGCATGCGGCTCTGTGTGAAGGCAGCACTGAGATGACTCTGGCCTGTTGCCCTCTCAGTTGGATTAGCCTGACTCGCTGGCCTTTACGCAGCAGTTTAAAGAGCCAGAGCAGGAAGACACCGGCACTAATATGTTGTGATGGATCTGCATGCCATCCAGACCGCATATGGAAGACAGAGACATCTTGAATGGAAGAATGAGAGGAGCCATTCATGCTCACAGAAATTACACAGCGCCTCTTGCCAACAAGCAGGATGATTGGACGGACGCGGCGCTGCATCGTTTCTGTACAATCGGCTCCGCTAACATTTGTATCAATCATTCCATTAGTGTCTCCCAAACGTCTTGATGACTGGAGTCTCAGAGACATTTTGGTATGCAGCGCAGGCCGCGCAGTTGCCAATGACAATAATACGATGTTTCTGTTGGATTAAGGCAACTTTAATGTTTGATGCTTGAAGTCAATCCTTTTCTGcagtgcaggaaaaaaaagtggTGATGCAAAACGCTCCTCTGAAGGATTCGAATTGTGAGATACCGcagcagtttaaaaaataatactaAAGGTTTCCATACATATTTATCATACGCACAATATCCACGAATacaattgtgtgttttatggTTGGTACAGAGATGTGGCAGTGATGAGATTGCCTCTGATTCCATTGGATTGGTTTATGATTGATCCAAATCGAATCAATCAAACCACTCATCTGTGTCATCTCATTGCATTTAGTAAGATACTAATCTAATGTTTTCATTAGAGGTAGATTTTACTTACATTATCGTCTGAATGCTGAGGGCCTTGGCAGCAAACGGTCCTGATACATTTGGATGCACAGCACCTCCTGTAAACGGAACAAGCCTGAGTTGCCCTGTTCTGATGGAGGAATAAGTGCAGGAAGGTGTTTTTAATACGGATGACGTCTAAAACACGTGGTTACCTGTGGATGTAGGGTCTCGCAATGAATAGGACAGCGAGTACGACCAATAAGAGAGCTGCCACCAGAAGAGctggaaaaaaggaaatgtttaaaaagggaCATTGGGTGATCAGACTGGACCATCTGACCGATCTgcagtctgtccgtctgtccctgTCACGACCGTTATGCTGTACGTCTCTATCAGAATCGGATGCGACTGCGGATGAAAGGCCTGATTATCACTCTAAACTGCCTGCTTCACTCGCCTCTGGACTCCCTCGTGGCTCTCTGTCAGTCAACCCCGTGTCAAGGGGGATCCTTCAAGTGACAAACAAGGACCTAATGGAAAACTCTCTGCTCGATCCATCTGGCTAATCTAAGCCTGCAGGCGCACCGAAAGGAAAAtggacaagaaaaacaaagactcGGGGAGAGGGCTGGTTTGCCAGAGGGTGAGTCAGGTCGAGATGAGGTGTATAACAGCAACACAGCAgcggaaatgttttgttttgctaaaCGAATGAAGAAATCTACCCAGATCACAAGAGAAAGATCGGGCAACATGTGTTTACTGTTTGAGAAACGAAAGTTCCCTTCTTCTGTTTCCCTGATTAATGTAGATACTGATGTACAGATAGAGAGATATGTCCAACGTGACACATCATTATGCTAAAAACCACTTAGACGTTTCTAAATTGTTGACTACATTATTGCTCAACCACCATCTGCAGCAGCGAAAAATCGATGAGACATTTTACGGCTGTGTTACCAACGATGAAACCAATGGTAAAACTATAACACTATAACTGGGCGATGCCAGTCTGGTCTTCTTGCGTCAAAGCACAGGAAATACGGGGCACAGTACACTCAGTGTTTGCCTtcagtggaaaaacaaacaaagagcagcCGTGCCACCTGAGCTTGATCCCCATGATGACATCCACCCTGAGCAAAGAGTCACTACGCGGCATCTCGGCTGCATGAAGTGGAACCACGGCAGATCTCTGCCCCGCTCGCTCTATTAGTTATTGATCATAAAATGAACGAGCTCGTTTCAAAGCAACTCGATTAAGTTCCCCCCTCATCCTCGGCAGGTGACATGTGGTTGGTGAACCAATGCAGAGTACGGTACTAACGTGATTAAAGCACGCGTCTGATAGTAGGTGCACAGAAACATATCCTCGAAGAATACCGCAGCCGCCAAATGACCTCACAGAGAACCGCGGCCGATCAATCCCAAGCGCTGAAGTAAACTTTGAAAATTCCCTAGCAAGGCCACTCTAACCCGCCTCGAGCCGCTGACCAGACCAGTACTTAGGCTGAGCGAGTCCTACGGGGAGTTGGTGTAATCACTGGTGTGCACAGCTAATGGAAGCTCATCACGCGGCGAGGGGTGCCGTCGCGCTGACCGTACAGCTGCCTGGATAATGGCTACTTGGCCTCAAAAGTCTGATCCACAACATAATCTGCAATATTGTTAAGTACAGTGTACATTATGGAGGGAGACGCTTTCAAAATCCCATTACGCCCTAATCCTTCCACACTCCCTAATGTATTACCCACAATGCTCcacgcgcggggggggggcaggccttcagaacaaacagaaaagcttttcttttatctcttttCAAGACAGCGCGTCTTATCTGATCGATACACATCGTGTCccaggagatggaggagtgTTGCTGCTCAGTAGATGTGATCCCCCTCTTTGCTGACTCGATTAAGTAGAGAGCGGATCAAAGGCCTGGCCCGAGCGTGGACCCGGGTTCCTTTGCTGTTAATGTGTCTCACCGAAGCCATCCCCTTCACTCTCAGTGTGTTATTCCAAACTATGCGACTGATCGCAGAGCGTCATCCTCACGTATTCCTTGTTGGTGTTGTGCACTTACGCATGTAAACATTGTTTGGTTTCTTATCCACAGTGAAAGTGCAGCTGGAGTTATTGGCGGTCTCGGACATCTGGATCCAAACCGAGTAATGACCACCTTCTCCATATGTCTGACTCCACCTGCATCCAAAACAGGGAAATGTTGAGACACACTTCCCTTAAAAGCACATAAAACAACACTCTGTTTGTATTTGATCCCCTTTCAAAAGCATATTTCCTCGGCAGCATGTATTAAATTACCCTTTTTATCCACttgctgttgttttccttttcacctGACTATAAAATGGTGTTTTAAGACTGTGAGGCTGCGGAGCACCACCTAGTGTCTGCAGACTCTACATGCATCCCTGTGACCTCCCGTCAGGCCCCAAAAACATGCATTACACACTCGTATTGATCCACTGGGGATGACATACTAGCTGTCACTtggagtgtttgttttttttaaaggggaagGGAATCAATAGCAGCACAGTCGTGTTAGAGACCTGGACATTGATCTACGCAGCTCACAGCCAGACCTCTGAGAGGGTACGAAAAAGTACCACAGGCTTGTCATGTTACCGAATCTCTGGCCCCATGTTTACAGGTGACCCCCAGATGGGAAACTCTGCCCCGGTGTCCTGTCAGTCCTGATTGTTCTTAAATATGCCGCCTGCCTCCTCCAGTTGACATCCCCGCTGAGGCTTCCACAGGACAAGCTGCTCTGAAGCTTTAATGAGCCCTTTTCATCAATATTGGAATGTCAGGTCTTATTAACCCCAAAAAGGCTCCTGATCAATATCCAGGGAGGTAGTTTAAAGGGAGGGCATCACTCAGGTCAGGATTACTCCCCCAGCCCTGTAAATAATCCCACAGACTGCTGATGCGATGATCGGATGCCACCACGCTGCGTATATCAGGCCGGAAACAAGAGCAATACACTCCCACGGCTAGTTAAGATGAGTAAACAGGGAACTAATCAGCATTTTTACCGCTGAGGATTGTGGGTGGTTTGATGTGTTTGTTATTGGTGTTCGGTTAGAAAGTTAATACTTACCTGCAAAGAGTTGCATTCGTGGTGTGTGATTTCACCTCCAGAGTCAGGGCGAATTTTGTGCTGAGCACAGCAGATGCATTGTTGCTGTGTGTCACCGTGACCAGATGCAGGAACAAGCACTGAGAAGAACAACAGGTGAAACACTGACTTAATGTGCTGTACACTCAGAAGAGTCCCAAGACACAGCCAAAGGGTTTATGATGATTAAAAGTTATTAAGGATTCGATTGTTTATTTGCCCCGACACACATGGAGTGAGATGCAACACAGGATTTGAGTAATTACTTGACAACAGAAGCCTAGTCAAGTCATAGCGaggcattatgggaaatgtacAATCAGGATCTAATCTGAATTTGAGTGTTTGCCAAATCATTGGAGGGCTTCTTGATTTGGGCGAGAAACATGGAGGTCAAACATGAACCCCTCACATTAACAAAAGGAAAACTTGCTGATGTCATGGTCCACCTGGACAACCAGACCGATGGGGGGACGAGACAGACAGTACATGTCCTCTACCTTGTAGCAGTAATCTGACGTGTAGGAGACCTGCACTTCTTCGGTCAGCTGGTTATGGAACGTTAACAGAGCCTGGTTCAATCTCAGATTGGGCTCTGCAAAGATTCAGAACAGCACTCATTTATGATCCACGTTACCAAATACTATCGACTGAGTTCTCAGACGCCAGATAaggcaaaaaaacagcaaacttAGCTATGTTGGTAGAATCATGCGTCAAATGTCAAGGGATACTTTTGACTCCTCAAAGACTCACCTGGTTGTAGGCGTCCTCCGTAGCTGCTGGTTACAAGGATTAACACAGTTAGACTTGCTTGAAGTGTTCTGCTGGACTCCATGTTGCTA
This portion of the Gasterosteus aculeatus chromosome 6, fGasAcu3.hap1.1, whole genome shotgun sequence genome encodes:
- the LOC120820239 gene encoding heparan-alpha-glucosaminide N-acetyltransferase; translation: MESSRTLQASLTVLILVTSSYGGRLQPEPNLRLNQALLTFHNQLTEEVQVSYTSDYCYKCLFLHLVTVTHSNNASAVLSTKFALTLEVKSHTTNATLCRWSQTYGEGGHYSVWIQMSETANNSSCTFTVDKKPNNVYMPLLVAALLLVVLAVLFIARPYIHRRCCASKCIRTVCCQGPQHSDDNELVEACEAQQNTTKAKPARLLSLDTFRGFSLIVMVFVNYGGGGYWFFQHEPWNGLTVASLVMPWFVFVIGTSVVLAFTSMQRKGVSRLQLLRKITWRTVVLMMLGFCFLNYSPIDGSLSWSWLRVPGVLQRLGFTYFVLSLLQTFWGQKEIPLRTYHWWNPVQDVVLYWPQWLIIILLEALSLCITFLMPVPGCPTGYLGAGGIGDYGLYPNCTGGAAGYIDRRMFGHNLYRYPTCKQIYLTTQPFDPEGVLGTINSVVMGFLGMQAGKIIIFYKGKNIVILCRFLAWAVILGISTAILSKCTRDEGFIPVNKNLWSLSFVLCAGCSSFLLLGAMYFVIDVKGWWGGQPFIYPGMNSIFVYVGHTMLGYYFPFSWEMRFTENHWEWLFQGLWGTSLWVLTAYLLYRKKFFLKI